A region of the Curvibacter sp. AEP1-3 genome:
CCAGCTCCTGCTGCCGCAGCCGCCGCAAGCAAAGTAACTTACGCTGCTGACGCTTTCTTTGACTTTGACAAATCTGTGTTGAAGGCTGAAGGCAAAGCCAAGTTGGACGACCTGGTTTCCAAGGTCAAGGCCATCAATCTGGAAGTCATCATTGCTGTGGGTCACACCGACGCTACTGGCGACGACTCCTACAACCAGAAACTGTCTGTTGCACGTTCCGAAGCTGTGAAGGCTTACTTGGTGTCCAAGGGCATCGAAAAGAACCGCGTTTACACAGAAGGCAAGGGCGAGAAGCAACCTGTTGCTGACAACAAGACCAAAGAAGGCCGCGCTAAGAACCGCCGCGTGGAAATCGAAGTGGTTGGCACACGCTCCAAGTAATCTGTTCTCTTGAACGATTCGAAAAAACCCGCTCCGGCGGGTTTTTTCTTGCCCCTACATAATCAAGCCATGCAAACCACACTCAACGCCGATCCTGCTGAACTTGCCAAATTTTCTGAGCTCGCCCATCGTTGGTGGGACACGGAAAGTGAGTTCAAGCCTTTGCATCAGATCAACCCTCTGCGGTTGGCGTGGATTCAAACTTTAGTGCCCCTGGCAGGCAAGACCATGGTGGATGTCGGCTGCGGTGGCGGGATTTTGGCCGACTCAGCAGCCCGGCAAGGTGCCAAAGTGCTGGGTATTGATCTGTCCACCAAGGCCTTGAAGGTCGCCCAGCTTCATGCTTTGGAAGCTGAAACCCCTAATGTCACCTACCGTGAAGTCAGCGCAGAAGCGCTGGCCGCTGAAGCGCCTGGAAGCATGGATGTGGTTACTTGTATGGAAATGCTGGAGCATGTGCCCAACCCGGCTTCTGTGGTTGAAGCCTGCGCCCGCATGGTCAAACCGGGAGGGTGGGTGTTCTTTTCGACATTGAATCGCAACCCCATGTCGTTCATTCAGGCCATCGTCGGGGCTGAATACGTGTTGAATTTGCTGCCCAAAGGCACGCACGAGTACGCAAAGATGATCCGCCCGAGTGAGCTGGCGCACTATTGCCGCGAGGCTGGCCTGGAGCTTCAAGCGACCAAGGGGCTCAGCTACAACCCCTTGACCCGTCGTTATTCCATGAATAACAACACGCAAGTGAATTATTTGTTTGCCACCCGGAAACCTGCCGCATGAGCTTGAAAACACCGGTGGGTGAAGTAAAGGCGGTACTTTTCGACTTGGACGGCACGTTGATCGACAGTGCGCCGGACTTGGGGGCTGCAGCCGACAAAATGCGAACTGACCGCGGTTTGCCCTCCTTGCCAGATGCTGCTTACCGGCCCATGGCGGGTGCAGGTGCGCGAGGAATGTTGAGCGTAGCGTTTGGAATGAATCCGGATTCCCCGGGGTTCGATGCGATGCGTGAAGAGTTTTTCGTGAACTATGAACGCTGCATGACCGAACGCACCTATGTGTTCGAGGGCGTTGAGGACATGTTGAGCCAGTTGGAAACCCGCGGAGTATTGTGGGGTGTAGTCACCAACAAATCAAAACGGTTCACCGAGCCCTTGGCCGCTCAAATGCCATTGTTCACGAATGCCTCGGTTGTCATCAGCGGAGATACGACGCCCCATGCGAAGCCGCATCCCGAGCCTCTCTTGGAGGCCGCACGCCGCCTGCAGCTTGATCCGTCCCAATGTGTCTATGTCGGCGACGATGAACGTGACATCCTGGCGGCGCGTGCTGCGGGTATGTATTCTGTGGCTGCATGCTACGGGTATCTGGGTGCCAAGGCGGATACGGCTGAATGGGGTGCCGACCTGGAAATTAAATCTCCTACCCTGCTCTTGCAAAGTCTGACGAGCGCCTAAAATAGGGACTGAGGGGCTGCACTGGTTTCGACGTGGATTGGAATCGCTGTGGTGCATGTCGAGCTGAATGCGCTCGTAAAACAGATTCAAAAAAACTAACTGCAAACGACGAACGTTTCGCACTCGCTGCTTAATAACCAGTGAGCCTTACAACGGCAGGCCGATGGGCCGGGCAAGGGTGGCGCAAGCTGTCCAGGCTGTAAGGTCATTTACATCGGCTGGCTTTTTACCGGGTACCTTGGTGAGAGGCGAGAAAGTAGGGTACTGGCGTCCGGCATAGCGTGCGACTGCGCGATTCCGGTGGCGAGACTTAAATCAGACCGCTAAACATGTAGATCTGCTCGAGGAAGTTTTGCGGACGCGGGTTCAAATCCCGCCAGCTCCACCATACCCCCTGATGAAGGCCGCTAGGAACATACACCTAGCGGCTTTTTTCTTTTGCAGATAGTTTTGATCAAATCACGTGCTGGCGCTTATGGAATGTGCGCGAGCAGCTCCTGTTTTGATAGCGTTTCCGACATCCCATCTGATGATGATTACTCATCTCCGCGGTTGCTGCGAGCCTGTTTGATGCCACTGCGCTGGGCTTTGTCTTCCCTTCTGCGCACGCGGGACGCGTAGCTCGGTCGCGTCGCTTTGCGGAGCAGGGGCTCGATGGCCGCGGCTTCAAGTATGGCGCGCAGGCGTTCGTAGGCATCCTGGCGGTTGAGTTCGCGGGTTCGGTGCTGCTGGGCTTTGAGAATCAGGACCCCATCCCGCGAGATACGGCTGTCCGGGCTTTGCAGCAAGCGCTCTTTCATACCCTGCGGTAAGGAGGATGCCGGGATATCAAAGCGCAAATGAATGGCGCTGGAAACCTTGTTGACGTTTTGCCCTCCGGCCCCCTGGGCGCGGATAGAGATTAGTTGTGCTTCTGATGCAAAACGGTCAAAAAGAAAAGCCACGGTGGGGTGTTTAGGCGGTTAGACTGCCTCGCACCATACCACTCCCGAACAAGGACTCTCCCATGGCCAAAGGTCAACAAAAATCCAACAAAGAGTCCAAGAAGCCCAAGAAGGACAGTACTGCGCCCAAGCCCTTGTCCAGCGGGGAGCCGGTGCGCGCTACGGTGACGACTGCGGTGATGCCACGCGGCAAGCTCAAAAACAAGGCCTGACGAATCAGGCCTTGTCGGTTTACAGAAGCGCTTGGGTTTCTGAGTAAGTGGGGGGCTGGCAGCCCGCCCTGGAACAGTTGATGGCCGCAGCCTGCATGGCTTCCGTCAAGGTTTGCTTCACGCGTCCTTTGCCATCGGCATTGAGGACCCAGTCGCCCAGGCAATTGCCCCAGAATGTGTCGCCTGCACCTACGGTGTCGACCACGGTCGTGCGTGGTACGTCTGCATCTGCAAAAGCGCCGTCCACTTCCAGCCAAGCGCCTTGACTGCCAAAGGTCAAGGCGATGCGGCTGGCGCCTTGGTCACGGAACAGTGCTGCAATCTGGAGACCTTTTGTCCGGCTTGGGGCATGTACACCGAGCAACTCCAGGTCTTCGTCGCTGGCTTTGATCCAGTCGGCCAGCTTGGCCACTTGCTTCACTGCTTCCACATAAGCAGCCAGATCAGCTGCGAGTTTGGGGCGCAGATTCACATCCACACTGATGATCCAGCCCAAGTCCTTGGCGCCTTGGAGGATCGCAAGCACCTTGGTGTGCTCGGGCGGCACCAACAGCAGGGACCCGGTGTGTAGCACGCCGGGCGGGTGGGCTATGAGCATGGCCAGCACGCTCTCGACGGTGTAATCCCGGTCCGCGATGCCTTCGCGATAGAAGCCATAGCTAGGCTGGCCGTCCGTAATCTGCACCACGGCGAGCGAGGTCGGCAAACGACTCTCACCAGCCAGCACTTGGACCCCGTCTTGTTGCAGTTGCAGGCCCAGTTGTTGCCCGAAGCGGTCAGTGGACAGCGGGTTCACATAGCCCACCGGCGCACCGCGCAGTGCCGCTGCACGCGCCATGTTGTATGGGCTGCCGCCCATAAAAGGGCGCAAAGTCCCCTCAGGCTGCGAGAGGCAGTCCATCAATGCTTCACCGAGTACCCAGATAGATGCTGTCATTTTTTCAAAAGTCGTTGACGACGGATCACGTCAATCCACACAGCCACGATCACCACCGCACCGATGGCCATCATCTGTTTGAACTGCGAAATTTCCATCAAGTTCATGCCATTGCGGATCATGGTGATCAACACGGCGCCCAAAAGGCTGCCCCAGATACTGCCACGTCCGCCAAAGAGAGAGGTGCCGCCCAGGATGACCGCCGCAATGGCGTCCAGCTCGAACATCTGTGCCATTTTGCCGCTGGATGAATCCATGCGGGCCATCAGCACCAGCGCACCAAGAGCACAGCTTAAACCGGACACCACATACACGCCTAGCTTGTACCAGCGGATATTGATACCGACTTGTCGTGCGCCCATTTCATTGGAGCCCATGGCATACACATAGCGCCCCAGCTTTGTGCTGGAAAGAATGAATGCCATCACCACGAAAAAGATACCGGTAATCCAGATCGGCATGGGCACGCCCAAAAGCTGGCCGTAACCGATGAAGGGCATGGGGTCGGGCATACCGGAGTTGTCGAAGCCGCCGGTGGACTCAAAGGCCAGGCCGCGCCACAAGGTCAGGCCACCCAAGGTCACGATAAATGAAGGTATGCCGACAAAGGCCACCAAGTAGCCGTTAAAAAGGCCCACAGCGGCGCCAATGGCAAATGCTGCTGCGATACATAGGTAGGGATCAATCCCGAGTTTGATCATCATGTGGCCCGCCACTGCGCCTGCCAGTGCGGTTAGGGCGCCCACCGCAAGGTCGACACCGCCGGTCAGGATCACAAAGGTCTGGCCACCCGCCAACAGGGCGATGACAGAGGCCTGCACCAGAATGTTGGACAAATTGCCGGTGGTCAGAAAATAGGGCGATGCAACGGTAAGCAAAGCACCCAGGACCAATACGGCGACAAGGGCTCCATACCATTCCTGGCGGGTGATGGACTTCATGAAATCAATTCCTCAAATAAAAAATGACGACCGCCCTGCAGCGGTCGTCTGTGCCCGATGGCATGCCATCGGGCAGGGTCACCGAAAACTTATTTCACCTTCATGAACTGGACTACGCCGGAGTCCTTGGCGAACTGGTCCACGTTAGAGGGCAATACCAGGAAGGAGCCGGTGTCGATACGGGCTTCCACTTTTTTGCCTTCAGCTGCAGCTATAGCGGTTTCCACGCCGACCTGACCGATCTTGGCCAACATTTGCGCGGCGTTGGCAGACTGCCAGCCTTGTTTCATCATGTCCAGACCGCCGGGGGAGCCGTCAAAACCAGCGATCTTGACGTCGCCGGCCTTCTTGCCCGCTGCCATCAATGCAGCCTTGGCACCCAAGGCGCCGCCGTCCCATGCGCAGGCAATCACCTTGGCTGTGGGGTTCGCACGCAGTGCGGTTTCCACACCGTTTTGGGCCATGGTCTGGTCCCAGGTGGTGGCTACTTCCACCACTTTCACGTTCTTGCGCTTGGCATTCAGACCGTCCAGGAAGCCTTTCTTGCGTTCCTGACCAGTGGATTGACCTTGGTCGCCAGTCACGTAGATGACGGTATCGCCGTCCTTGATTTGTTCAGCAGTCCAGTCGCCTTGCACCATGGCGGCCTTGATGTTGTCAGTAGCCACGTAAGAAGTGATCTTGGCGCCGCTGATGCCGGTGTCCACCGCCACCACTTTGATGCCGGCAGCCAGTGCCTTGTTGATGGCGGGGGCGATGCCTGCGCTGTCCACGGGGGCGATGGCGATGGCATTCACCTTACGGGTGATCATGTCTTCCACGATGGCGAGCTGCTTGGAGAGTTCGCCTTTTTCTGCTGCTAATTCAATGAACTTCACACCGGCCTTTTGACCGGCTTTCTTGGCGCCGCCGTTGATCAACGTCCAACCTTCGTTGGTGTTGCCATTGGTAATGTAGGCGATGGTGGTTTCTGCCATGGCGGCAGACATCAGGCCGGCGGTGGCCATGGCGATGGCCAAGCGGCCCAGCATGCGTTTGGTGATCATTCGTTATCTCCGTTGTAGGTTGAATTAGCAGCCGAGGTGGATTCCATGGCTTGCTGGGACCGAATTACAGCAGAGTTTCATTTAATTAAATCTAGTAGTTTTACTAATACGATGTCGGGTGCGTCTCTGGCATGCTTATGCCCAATTTCCCGAAATGAGTCCCCAATGACAACTTCCCAACCAGTCCTCCAGATCAAGAATCTGACCAAGCACTACGGCGGCGTAAAGGCCCTGACGGACGCCAACTTCCGCCTTCTGCCCGGCGAGCATGCCGCCATCGTGGGAGACAACGGTGCAGGCAAAAGTACATTTGTGCGTTTGATCACGGGTGTGGAGCAGCCCAATTCCGGCGACATCACGCTGGACGGGCAAAGCGTGCATTTCAGCTCGCCGTTGGACGCACGGGATCAAGGCATTGAGACGGTCTATCAGACCCTCGCGCTGGCTGAGGATCTTGACGTGCCTGCGAACATTTTTTTGGGCCGCGAGATCACCCGCCTCTCACTGGGGCCTTTGTCCGTGTTGAACCACAAAGCCATGCGGGAGCAATCGGCATCCATGTTGTCCACGACCGGGGTAAAGATCCAGGACATGTCCGAAAGCTTGCGTGGCATGTCCGGCGGCCAACGCCAATGTGTGGCTATTGCACGTGCGGCTGGTTTTGCCAAAAAGCTGATCATTCTCGACGAGCCAACCGCGGCTCTGGGCGTTGCAGAAACAGCGCGCGTCGAGCAAATCATCAAGGGTTTGAAGCAGCAGGGCATTCCGTTGATCATCATCA
Encoded here:
- a CDS encoding ABC transporter permease, with product MKSITRQEWYGALVAVLVLGALLTVASPYFLTTGNLSNILVQASVIALLAGGQTFVILTGGVDLAVGALTALAGAVAGHMMIKLGIDPYLCIAAAFAIGAAVGLFNGYLVAFVGIPSFIVTLGGLTLWRGLAFESTGGFDNSGMPDPMPFIGYGQLLGVPMPIWITGIFFVVMAFILSSTKLGRYVYAMGSNEMGARQVGINIRWYKLGVYVVSGLSCALGALVLMARMDSSSGKMAQMFELDAIAAVILGGTSLFGGRGSIWGSLLGAVLITMIRNGMNLMEISQFKQMMAIGAVVIVAVWIDVIRRQRLLKK
- a CDS encoding ATP-binding cassette domain-containing protein, yielding MTTSQPVLQIKNLTKHYGGVKALTDANFRLLPGEHAAIVGDNGAGKSTFVRLITGVEQPNSGDITLDGQSVHFSSPLDARDQGIETVYQTLALAEDLDVPANIFLGREITRLSLGPLSVLNHKAMREQSASMLSTTGVKIQDMSESLRGMSGGQRQCVAIARAAGFAKKLIILDEPTAALGVAETARVEQIIKGLKQQGIPLIIISHNLRQVFDLVDRIWVFRQGRIICSRLTRETNPEEIVGLITGAIDPATLTSEEAVAC
- a CDS encoding sugar ABC transporter substrate-binding protein yields the protein MITKRMLGRLAIAMATAGLMSAAMAETTIAYITNGNTNEGWTLINGGAKKAGQKAGVKFIELAAEKGELSKQLAIVEDMITRKVNAIAIAPVDSAGIAPAINKALAAGIKVVAVDTGISGAKITSYVATDNIKAAMVQGDWTAEQIKDGDTVIYVTGDQGQSTGQERKKGFLDGLNAKRKNVKVVEVATTWDQTMAQNGVETALRANPTAKVIACAWDGGALGAKAALMAAGKKAGDVKIAGFDGSPGGLDMMKQGWQSANAAQMLAKIGQVGVETAIAAAEGKKVEARIDTGSFLVLPSNVDQFAKDSGVVQFMKVK
- the arfB gene encoding alternative ribosome rescue aminoacyl-tRNA hydrolase ArfB, producing MAFLFDRFASEAQLISIRAQGAGGQNVNKVSSAIHLRFDIPASSLPQGMKERLLQSPDSRISRDGVLILKAQQHRTRELNRQDAYERLRAILEAAAIEPLLRKATRPSYASRVRRREDKAQRSGIKQARSNRGDE
- the ubiG gene encoding bifunctional 2-polyprenyl-6-hydroxyphenol methylase/3-demethylubiquinol 3-O-methyltransferase UbiG → MQTTLNADPAELAKFSELAHRWWDTESEFKPLHQINPLRLAWIQTLVPLAGKTMVDVGCGGGILADSAARQGAKVLGIDLSTKALKVAQLHALEAETPNVTYREVSAEALAAEAPGSMDVVTCMEMLEHVPNPASVVEACARMVKPGGWVFFSTLNRNPMSFIQAIVGAEYVLNLLPKGTHEYAKMIRPSELAHYCREAGLELQATKGLSYNPLTRRYSMNNNTQVNYLFATRKPAA
- the gph gene encoding phosphoglycolate phosphatase (PGP is an essential enzyme in the glycolate salvage pathway in higher organisms (photorespiration in plants). Phosphoglycolate results from the oxidase activity of RubisCO in the Calvin cycle when concentrations of carbon dioxide are low relative to oxygen. This enzyme is a member of the Haloacid Dehalogenase (HAD) superfamily of aspartate-nucleophile hydrolase enzymes (PF00702).) yields the protein MSLKTPVGEVKAVLFDLDGTLIDSAPDLGAAADKMRTDRGLPSLPDAAYRPMAGAGARGMLSVAFGMNPDSPGFDAMREEFFVNYERCMTERTYVFEGVEDMLSQLETRGVLWGVVTNKSKRFTEPLAAQMPLFTNASVVISGDTTPHAKPHPEPLLEAARRLQLDPSQCVYVGDDERDILAARAAGMYSVAACYGYLGAKADTAEWGADLEIKSPTLLLQSLTSA
- the ompA gene encoding outer membrane protein OmpA, producing MKQLNKVAALIATAVLASAAGAQEIHNWRSASGDVWKNVDGQCWRDASWTPATAAAGCDGAIVAPKAAAPAPAAAPAPAPAAAPAPAAAAPAPAPAAAAAASKVTYAADAFFDFDKSVLKAEGKAKLDDLVSKVKAINLEVIIAVGHTDATGDDSYNQKLSVARSEAVKAYLVSKGIEKNRVYTEGKGEKQPVADNKTKEGRAKNRRVEIEVVGTRSK
- a CDS encoding PfkB family carbohydrate kinase — protein: MTASIWVLGEALMDCLSQPEGTLRPFMGGSPYNMARAAALRGAPVGYVNPLSTDRFGQQLGLQLQQDGVQVLAGESRLPTSLAVVQITDGQPSYGFYREGIADRDYTVESVLAMLIAHPPGVLHTGSLLLVPPEHTKVLAILQGAKDLGWIISVDVNLRPKLAADLAAYVEAVKQVAKLADWIKASDEDLELLGVHAPSRTKGLQIAALFRDQGASRIALTFGSQGAWLEVDGAFADADVPRTTVVDTVGAGDTFWGNCLGDWVLNADGKGRVKQTLTEAMQAAAINCSRAGCQPPTYSETQALL